Below is a window of Fusobacterium sp. DNA.
CAAAATCACCAGCAAAAGAAACTGCAGATAAAAGACAGAACATACCTAATATTGTTTTTTTCATTTTGATTTCCTCCTAATTAAAGTTATATGTTTTATAAATCTTCCCTAGATGTTATCATATAACTTTATTTTCCACAGCACTTTTTATATTTTTTTCCACTTCCACAAGGACAAGGATCATTTCGACCTGTTTTATTTTCATTTATAATAGTTCCCTGTAAAGGAAGCCATTTTTGATAATACCATTTATCATTCTTTTTTACAAAGTAACTTTTTTCATGATGAATTACAGTTTTTCCATTTTCCTTATATGTAGCTTTAAATTCAACTATTCCTTCATCATCATTTTCAGTTCCTTTGTCAGTATTTATAATTTCAAGTCCCATCCATTCTGATTCTTTAGACCATTTTTCACATTCAGTCCAATCTATACCATTCA
It encodes the following:
- a CDS encoding YchJ family metal-binding protein — its product is MEIKTAEELMKARYNAYVTGDIQFIRSTHDPENMNGIDWTECEKWSKESEWMGLEIINTDKGTENDDEGIVEFKATYKENGKTVIHHEKSYFVKKNDKWYYQKWLPLQGTIINENKTGRNDPCPCGSGKKYKKCCGK